In Planctomycetaceae bacterium, the genomic window TCCTCCGCTTGCCGATCGATTCTTTACGAAAGGTTGCCGCCATGAGCCGTCACGTCACGAAGTCGCCCGTTTCTCGTCGCGAATTTGTTCAGGTACTGGGAGCCGGAGCCGCACTTGCCACCTGCGGCGGAAATCTGATGGCGGGAATGTTCGCCGGACCAACGCCGTCGTCAGCGGCGGAAACGGTCGTGAAGGAGTTTTACGATTCCCTGTCGGAGGCGCAGCGCGGCAAGATCTGTTTCGGTTTCGATCATGATCTGCGCAAGAAGATCAACGCGAACTGGCTGATCACCGATCTGGAAATCGGCAGTGACTTCTACAGCGACAAACAGCGAGCGATGATCGGTGAGATCGTGAAGGGGCTTACCAGCGAAGATGGCTTCAAGACAGTAGAACTGCAGACGCTGGATGACAACGGCGGGCTTGACCAGTACAGCGTCGCTGTCTTCGGAAAGCCGGGCGACGGCGATTTCGAATTTGAACTGACCGGTCGCCACCTGACGCTGCGGGCCGACGGAAACAGCGTGGAAAAAGCCGCTTTCGGCGGCGGCATCGTATACGGCCACGGTGAAGAAGGCGATCCGTCAAAGAATCTCTACTTCGCTCAGACCCGGCAGGCCAACGAGGTCTTTCAGGCTCTGGACACCGACCAGCGGTCCGCAGCGCTGCTGAAGAAGGCTCCGGCTGAAGCCGCCGTGCAGATCCAGGGCGATGGCGGCGCGTTTCCGGGCATCAGCGTGGGTGACCTGAAGGACGATCAAAAGCAACTGGTCGAAAAAACGCTGGCCGTCCTGCTGGCTCCCTATCGCCAGGAAGACATCGATGAAGTGATGCAGATCGTGAAGGATTCCGGCGGAGTCGAAAAGCTGCACATGGCGTTCTATCAGCAGGACGATCTGCAGAACGACGGCACGTGGGACATCTGGCGAGTCGAAGGGCCCGCGTTCGTCTGGCATTTCCGCGGTGCTCCGCACGTGCATGCCTATATCAATATCGGACAGGCGAAGGCCGTGTAGACCCGCACCGGTTGTGATTCACAGTCTGTTCCATTAACCCGATAGTTCGGGTCAGGCGGCCCTGCGGTCGCCTGGCCCGTCGGTCTCGGGTTCATCGATGTTGTCGGCCGTTGCCGGGCGATTCAAGGATGCGGATTCCCAGCCATCACAACCGGCGAAGTTCGCTGGATGCGGAAACGATGACGCCGATGATCGACGTTGTCTTTCTGCTGCTGGTCTTTTTCGTCTGCGCCTCTATCGGCCAGACGCCGGATGCCTTGCTGCCGGCCGAATTGCGCGCTGGAGTGACCGATTCCAAAGTGGAGATCGCCGAACCGGACCCGGACGAATGGAAGTCGCCGGAGGTCATGATTCGTCTGCGGGCTCCGGATGGCGCGGGAAGAGTCGGGATCGAAGTGAACGACCGGATCGTTTCCGGGCCTGGAGAACTGACCGCGACGCTGGCCCGACTGGCTGACCTGGATCGACGGTCCCGCATCATTCTGGACGTCGACGACGCCGTCCCGACGCAGCAGTTCATCGCCGTGTACGACCTCTGCCAGAGCCTGTCGTTTGAGGTGATTTCGTTCGCCGTTCGCCGATGACGCCTTCCCAAAAGCGGGAACGAATCTCGGTTGATTCGACCAGTCGGCGGAAGTCAACGCAGTGTTGCGAAAGCCGATTGGCGTTGGTTGCAGTCGACTTTTGCTTTTGTCATAGTTCCCGACCGTTGTCGTCTGACCCGCTTTGAGCCCACATCAGGTTCACCATGGCAGTAGCCCGGCGTGTGCGGACGAACCGCCGGTGGTTTTGGAAATGAATCTCACATTTGCCGCAAATACTCTCGTCGGTTTCTTCGAGAGCCTGAACGTTGAATCGCTGCCCGAGGGCTGGGCGTTTGTCGCTGCGGCGGTGCTTCACGCGGCGTTGCTGTTTGCAGTATTTTCGCTGTGTCCGTTCTTCTTCATCTGGCTGGAACGGAAGGTTTCCGGGCGCATTCAGGACCGGCTTGGACCGACCCGTGTGGGAGGCAAATTCGGCTGGCTGCAGTCGCTGGCCGACGGAATCAAGCTGATTCAAAAAGAGGACCTGTGCCCTCCCGCCGCTGACTCCCTGCTGTTTCGGTCGGCTCCGTATATTGTCTGTGTGGCGTCGTTCGCGGCCTTTGCCGTGCTTCCGTTCAGCCACGGCTGGGTCGCCGTCGCAGCGGACTGCGGGCTGTTCATTCTTGTGGCGATCCTGTCTCTGGAAGTGTTCGGCATCATCATGGCCGGATACTCCAGTGGCTCCAAGTGGTCGCTGTTTGGCGGAATGCGGGAAGCCGCCCAGATGGTCAGCTACGAGATCCCGCTGGCGATCTGCGCTTTGGTCCCGATCGTTGCTGCTGGTTCGCTGAATCTTGGTGAAATCGGTGACATGCAGTCTGGCGGGTTTCAAAACTGGTTTGTGTTTCACGACCCGTTTACGTTTATCGCCTTCTTTGTGTACTTCACCGTGGCAACGGCCAGTTGCAAGCGAGCACCCTTTGACCTTGCTGAAGCGGAAAGCGAACTGGTTGGCGGCTTCCATACGGAATACAGCGGCATGAGATGGTCGTTCTTCTTCATGGGAGAATATGCCAGCATGTTTGTTGTTTGCGGCGTCGCATCCGTGATCTTTCTGGGCGGCTGGGCAACCGGAATCCCGCATTTGGACGCAATGCTGTCAGGCGCGCGGGCGACGAGTGCCGGTGCTGATAGTGTCGGCAGTGCGTGGGTCGTTGGGTACCTGGCCAATGTTCTTGGGGCCTTCGTGTTTGCGACCAAGGCCGGGTTGCTGGTGTTTGTGCAGATCTGGCTTCGCTGGACGCTTCCTCGCCTGCGAATCGATCAGGTGATGACCACGTGTCTGAAATACCTGATTCCGATCAGTTGCTTTCTGTTTCTGGGGGCGATTGTCTGGCCGCTGATGCTTCGAGTCGGCATGCAGCGGACAACGCTTGCTGATCCGCTCGGGGATCGGCTGGCAGTCAGTGTTGAGGCGGCTCGCGCGGCAATCACTGGTGTTGGTCAGGCGCCGGCTCCTGTATCCGGAATTGCTCCCGCGGATCCTCACGGTGCTCCCGTGGATCCTCACGATGCTCCCGATGTGGATTCGGGGCATTCCGCCGGTGGGCACAGTACGGTCCCGTCGGTCGGAGTCGGGCTGACGATGCGGGAGGCTGTTCAATGAATGCGGAATCGCTGCTGTTTACCGTATTCGCCGTTGCCACCTGCATTGGTGCGGTGGCGGTTGTTGTCAGCCAAAGCGTCGCTCGTATGGCGTTCTGGCTGGTGATTGCGCTGGGCAGCACGGCGGCACTCTTCTTTCTTGTTGACGCTGACTTCGTGGGCGCGACGCAGCTTTTGATTTACGTCGGCGGAACTCTTGTCCTGCTGGTGTTTGGCGTGATGCTGACGGCCAGTGGTCCGTATTTGAAAATTGTTACGTCTCCCGGCGAAACGGTTGTCGCCGGGCTGGTTGGGTTGTTGTTTCTGTTTGTTGTTTTTTCATCACTCAGCGGCGTCGACTGGGCCGGTACAAAGAACCGTGTTCTGGCGTCGTCTGGTCGATCGGGCGAAGTTCAGGAATTTCAGGGCGGCTCGGAAGGAAACACTCTGCGGCCACTGGGGCTTAGTCTGCTCGGTGCGCGGCCGGAGCTGGATCTGGGAGGCGGATCGAAATCTCTGAGTACCGGATATTTGTTGCCGTTCGAAATCGCCTCCGTTCACTTGCTGGTTGTGCTGATCGGTGCCGCATACCTGGCACGAGCAAAGCGACGGCGGGATGCCGCGTCCGGCTGACCGTTTGTCTGAAGAGTCACAGGGGGAGCCGCAGGGCGGGGCTGGTGCCGGGAAGATGTGCGGCAATTTCGAAAGTCGTGGCATCCGGTCGGCGATTGTCCCTTTTTCAGGCCTTCTCAATGGTTATTTCCGCTGAGCGAGTGCTGGCGGAATTGAGTTTGCCGGGCTGCTGCGGTCCGGGCTGTTTCTGATCACCTTAAGCACCCACCGGGGGCCGCCAGGTATGCAACCCGACCTCACATCTTATCTGCTGGTTGGAGCCGTGCTGTTTGTCTGTGGCGTGGTTTGTATGGCCACCAAGCGCAATGGCATCGGCGTACTGATGGGGGTTGAGCTGGTGTTGAACGGCGCGAATGTCAACTTTGTTGCGTTCTCGAAGTACACGGCACTGGGGCTGGATGGTCAGGTCTTTTCTCTGTTCGTGATCGTGCTTGCGGCAGCCGAAGCGGCGGTTGCGTTAGCGATTGCTCTGAACTTCTACAACAATCACCTGACGATCGATGTGGACCGAGGCAACAAGCTGAAGGGCTGATCCCCGCGCTGAATGAGTATTGATTCCGTTCTTTGAAACTGGTTACGAAATCCCGGAAAAGCAATGGTCGGCGAAACGCTGAAATGGCTGCTGATGATCGCGTGGCTGCTGCCCCTGGTTGGGTTTGCGGTTGAGATATTCGGCGGCTATTGGGGATCTCGTCACAGCAAAGCTGCGGCGCTGCTGGCGGTGTTCTGCATAGGAGCCGGGTTCGTGTGCAGTGCCTCTGCTCTGTTGATCTGGGGCAACGCGAATCACGCCTGGGGTGAAGGTGGCTGGCTTTCTCATGATGAGCATGGCGGCGCTCACGACAGCGATGATCACGAAAACGGTGACGGCCATGGCGGCGATGGGCATCATCACGAAGAAGCGCCGCATGAACACGTTTCGGTTCGGCCGGAATCGCCTGCGATCCTGACGGTTGCTCAGGCGGAAGGTGAGTCGTCGGATTCCGATGCCCATGAGTCGGAAGGTACCGGCGGCAAAGGCCGGACTGTCTACTCAGGAACGATCTACCGGCTGGCGACGTTTGGCAGCCTGGAAGTCTCCATTGATTACTACATCGACAGCCTGACGCTGGTGATGTTTACGATGGTGACCCTGATTGCAACCTGCATTCACGTGTTTGCGATGGGTTACATGAGTGATGAGCTGACCGACGAATACGTCGATCATTCGGCTCATACGTCTGACGGTAAGCACGTGCATCGGCCGGGTCGCTTCTACCGGTTCTTTGCCTTTCTGTCGCTGTTCAGTTTTTCGATGCTTGGCCTGGTGCTGGCGGGCAACATTTTTCAGGTGTTTGTGTTCTGGGAGCTGGTCGGGATCTGCAGCTACCTACTGATCGGTTTCTACACCGAACGAAAAACCGCCAGCAATGCCGCCAATAAAGCGTTCATTATGAACCGCGTCGGCGACTTTGGTTTTCTGATCGGACTGATGGTGCTGTGGACGTTCTTCGGCACGTTTCGTTTCGGCGACACGATCGTCGATGGTGGAACGACGCAGCCGGGGCTGTTCAGCATGGCTCATCGCGGTGACGATGGGCAATTCCTGCGTGACGCGGAAACGGGCGACGTTCTGCTGACCGATGTCTCGGGAAATGCGCTGCAGGATGCAAGCGGTTCCAACCGGACAATCCCGTATTCACTCCTGATCGTCGCGGGGCTTGGCGTCTTCGGCGGATGTATCGGCAAGAGTGCACAGTTTCCGCTGCAAACCTGGCTGCCGGACGCGATGGAAGGCCCGACTCCTGTGTCCGCGCTGGTTCACTCGGCGACGATGGTTGCGGCAGGAGTCTATCTTGTCGGGCGATTCTTCCCGATGTTCGCTCAGGAAGTTCTGCTGGTCATCGCATATGTCGGTTGCATCACCCTGTTTCTGGCGGCGACCATTGCTGTCGTGGCGACGGACATCAAGAAGGTGCTGGCCTATTCCACGATCAGTCAGCTTGGCTACATGATGCTGGGACTGGGCGTGTTCGGCTGGGGAGCCGGGCTGTTCCACCTGATTACACACGCGTTTTTCAAATCGCTTATGTTCCTGTGTTCGGGCAGCGTGATTCATGGCTGTCATCACGAACAGGAAATGCCCAAAATGGGCGGGCTGCTGAAGAAGATGCCCGTCACAGCAATCACGATGCTGGTTGGGGTGATTGCAATCAGTGGACTGGCGATTCCGGGGACCTCGATTGCGTTTTCGGGGTTTCATTCGAAGGATGCCATCGTGGCCACGGCTCTGGCGTTCATTAAGGCCAATCCCGGACACTTCCTGCTGTTCTTTATCCCGCTGTTGACCGCCGGAATCACGGCGTTCTACATGTTCCGGCTGTGGTTCTACACGTTTGTCGGCAAGCCGCGAGACCAGCATATTTACGACCACGCCCATGAATCGCCGTGGGTGATGACAGGACCGTTGCTGGTGCTGTCAGTCTTTGCCGCTTTCTGTGCGATTGGCGGCGAACATGGCAAGCTGTTTCGTCTGTTGACCGGCGACGAGCCGGCACATGTTGCTGCGGGAATGGCGACGGCCGGGCTGGTCATGCCGGGACACATTGCTGTTCAGGCCGTCCATGACGATGCCGGAGCGTGGGCGCTGATCGCTGCCTTTGCGGGAACTTTGATGGCATTTGTGTTCTATGGGACAAATGCCGTGAACGTTGCGGAGATCAAGCGGCAGTTGTCCGGCGTTCATGGCTTCTTGGTCAACAAGTGGCATTTCGACGAACTGTATGATGCACTGTTCATGAAGCCTGCTCATGTGGTGGGGGCTTTCTGTGCGTGGATCGATCGCACGATTTTCGACGGAATCCTGCATGGGTCGGCCAAGGCGATGGTGCTCGTTTCGAAGTGGGACCGGTTGTTTGACGAAAAGCTGATCGACGGTTTCGTCAACATGCTGGCGGCTGCGACATTTTCGTTCGGGCGGTCTCTGAAGGTCATTCAGACCGGCAATCTTCGTCAATACGTGATGTTTATTGTTGTCGGCGTCGTTGCATTGTTTGCCGTCCTGTTCACAACGTTTCCGGGGTAGAGTCGGCTGGTGTCCGGCACCTGTCGCTCGACGCAATGTGAAATGCCGGCTCAACACCGGCAATTTGATGAAATCCCGCTGAGATCCGAAGACAACATTCAATCTGAGTCAGCTTTACGGCTGTAGGTCAACAATGAACCAAGCAACTCTACTTTCAGCCATTATCTTTCTGCCCGCCTTAGGTGCGCTGCTTTTGGCATTCTTTGACAAGCGGCACGTGGAAGTGATCCGAGGCTGGTCGCTGGGCGTTACAGTTGCGACCTTTGTGCTGACGGTCTTCCTGTGGTTTCAGTATGTCGCACTGCCGGACAAGTCGGGGATCGCGTTCGAAGTGAGTGCTAACTGGATTCCGACGTGGAATGTCTACTACCGACTTGGCGTTGACGGCATCAGCCTGCCGCTGGTTGTGCTGACCAGTTTCGTCAGCATGCTGGCGGCCGTTGCTTCGTGGAGCATTAACAAACAGCACAAGGGGTATTTCATCCTGTTTCTGCTGCTGGAAAGCGGAATGCTGGGCGTGTTTCTGTCGCTGGACTTCTTCCTGTTCTACGTGTTCTGGGAAGTCATGCTGCTGCCGATGTACTTCCTGATCGGCGTCTGGGGCGGACCACGCAAGGAATATGCGGCGATCAAGTTCTTTCTGTACACGCTGGCGGGCAGCGTGCTGATGCTGATCGCCATGCTGATGTTCTACTTCGGCAGCGGCGGCGGTGTTCACAGCTTTAATCTGATCGAACTGGCGAAAGCTGCAGCGGGCACAAGCGGTGAGGTGCGGACACTGCTGAGTCCCACAATGCAGGTCACAGCGTTCTGGCTGCTGTTCATCGGCTTCGCCATCAAGCTGCCCGCGTTTCCGGTGCATACCTGGCTTCCGGATGCTCACGTCGAGGCTCCGACTCCCATCAGCATGATTCTGGCGGGTGTGCTGCTGAAAATGGGTGGTTACGGGATCATTCGCATCGCGTTCCCGCTGTGTCCGTATGGAGCCCAGTACGCGGCATACGCAATGGTCGGCATCGGCGTCGTTAGTATCATTTACGGAGCTTTCGCTGCGCTGGCGCAGACGGACTTCAAGAGACTGGTGGCTTACAGTTCGGTCAGTCACATGGGTTATGTGCTGATCGGTGTTGCCGTCTGGAAGATCAGTGAAACAACGGGAGGCATCCAAAACAGCAATATGTGGCTGATGGGAATCAACGGAGCGATGTTTCAGATGATTGCTCACGGTGTCTCCTCCGCCGGCATGTTCTTTATGGTGGGCGTGATCTACGATCGCGTACACCATCGTGATCTGAACCAGTTCGGCGGGCTGATGGCAAAGATGCCGCTGTACAGCGGACTGGCGGCCGGCCTGTTCTTTGCCGGACTGGGGCTGCCCGGACTGTGCGGTTTCATCGGCGAAATCTTTGTTGTGCTGAGTGCCTGGAACTACAGTCCACTGCTGGCCATCGTCGCGGCCAGCGGTGTGATTCTGACGGCAGGCTACATTCTGTGGGCATTGCAGCGAGTCTATCTGGGACCGGAGTACCGGGGGCCTCATGCGGAAGCCATCACGCCGATCAACGGTCGTGAAGCGACTGTCGCCGCAGTGTTGCTGGCGTTTGCAATCATCCTGGGTGTCTATCCGCGACTGATGTTCGATGTGATGGAACCGTCAACCGCTCAGTTGGTCGAAACCATGCAACAGGGATATGAACGAGCGGCGAACACTCAGTTGCAGGCATCCCGTTAGGTGTTTCTCCGGATCCGCATCACCGGCGTGCATGCCGGACAATGCGACGTGCCGCTGCCTGGCATCTGAACCACAGGCCTTTACTCGGTAACAACGCGATGGCGTTCTCCCAGCTTCTTGAACAACTGATTCACGACACGACGGATTCCTCGCTGAGTTTCTTCAGCACGGAACTCTGGCTCAGCGGCACGATTGTGCTGATGCTCTTGTTCCGGCTGTTCAGTATTGACCGGTTTCTGCCTGCGTATGTCGTGGCGCTCGGCGGTGCGGTGGCCGCTGCCCTGGCGGCGTACTCACAGTCCGGCCACATTGCCGCCCAGCCGACGGAATTCTCTCAGCAGTTCTTCACGGGACTGCTGGTGCAGGATCTGTTCAGCGTCTATTTCAGGATCTTTCTTTCGTTGTTCCTGATCCTGACGATCGCCTTGACGGTACTGACCGGAATCCCGGACAACGAAGACGGCCCGGACTTCTATTCGCTGCTGTTTGGCGCCACGATCGGCATGATGCTGATGGCCAGCGCGAACAACCTGCTGATGCTGTTCCTGGCAGTCGAAATGGCCAGCGTTCCCAGTTATGTCATGGTCGGTTTTCTGAAGGGACGCAAGCCCAGCAGCGAAGCGGCTCTGAAGTACGTCGTCTACGGTGCCGGCGCGGCGGGCGTCATGCTGTATGGAATCAGCCTGGTCGCCGGTGTCCTGGGCACGGGTGACATGAGCCTTCTGAGCGACCGACTTCGCGTTGTCGCGGAGGGTGGCGTGGCCGGTCTGGCGGACGCCGAAGTGCGAGCCGTAACCCTGGGTGTCATGCTGGTCATGGTCGGGCTGGCCTTCAAGTTATCACTGGTACCATTTCATTTCTGGTGCCCGGATGCCTTTGAAGGAGCATCTGCGGAAGTCGGCGGCTTTCTTTCCGTGGCGTCAAAAGCAGGCGCATTCGGGTTGCTGGTGAGATTCTGCGTGTCGCTGTCCGGCAACCCGTCGACCGCGCATCTGATGACGGCATTTGGCATCGGCCTGGGAGTGATTGCCATCATCACAACCACGTTCGGAAACCTGGCCGCCTATTCGCAGAGTAACGTCAAGCGGCTGCTCGCTTATTCAACGATTGCACACGCGGGCTATATGCTGATGGCTGTTGCCGCGATGCTGATCATGCAGAACAGCGAACAGGCTCCGGCGCTGGGTGATGACATCAACAAAAGTATCGGGGCATTGCTGTATTACCTGGCGGTATATCTGT contains:
- a CDS encoding complex I subunit 1 family protein, with the translated sequence MNLTFAANTLVGFFESLNVESLPEGWAFVAAAVLHAALLFAVFSLCPFFFIWLERKVSGRIQDRLGPTRVGGKFGWLQSLADGIKLIQKEDLCPPAADSLLFRSAPYIVCVASFAAFAVLPFSHGWVAVAADCGLFILVAILSLEVFGIIMAGYSSGSKWSLFGGMREAAQMVSYEIPLAICALVPIVAAGSLNLGEIGDMQSGGFQNWFVFHDPFTFIAFFVYFTVATASCKRAPFDLAEAESELVGGFHTEYSGMRWSFFFMGEYASMFVVCGVASVIFLGGWATGIPHLDAMLSGARATSAGADSVGSAWVVGYLANVLGAFVFATKAGLLVFVQIWLRWTLPRLRIDQVMTTCLKYLIPISCFLFLGAIVWPLMLRVGMQRTTLADPLGDRLAVSVEAARAAITGVGQAPAPVSGIAPADPHGAPVDPHDAPDVDSGHSAGGHSTVPSVGVGLTMREAVQ
- a CDS encoding NADH-quinone oxidoreductase subunit J, with protein sequence MNAESLLFTVFAVATCIGAVAVVVSQSVARMAFWLVIALGSTAALFFLVDADFVGATQLLIYVGGTLVLLVFGVMLTASGPYLKIVTSPGETVVAGLVGLLFLFVVFSSLSGVDWAGTKNRVLASSGRSGEVQEFQGGSEGNTLRPLGLSLLGARPELDLGGGSKSLSTGYLLPFEIASVHLLVVLIGAAYLARAKRRRDAASG
- a CDS encoding biopolymer transporter ExbD; protein product: MRIPSHHNRRSSLDAETMTPMIDVVFLLLVFFVCASIGQTPDALLPAELRAGVTDSKVEIAEPDPDEWKSPEVMIRLRAPDGAGRVGIEVNDRIVSGPGELTATLARLADLDRRSRIILDVDDAVPTQQFIAVYDLCQSLSFEVISFAVRR
- a CDS encoding NADH-quinone oxidoreductase subunit M; the encoded protein is MNQATLLSAIIFLPALGALLLAFFDKRHVEVIRGWSLGVTVATFVLTVFLWFQYVALPDKSGIAFEVSANWIPTWNVYYRLGVDGISLPLVVLTSFVSMLAAVASWSINKQHKGYFILFLLLESGMLGVFLSLDFFLFYVFWEVMLLPMYFLIGVWGGPRKEYAAIKFFLYTLAGSVLMLIAMLMFYFGSGGGVHSFNLIELAKAAAGTSGEVRTLLSPTMQVTAFWLLFIGFAIKLPAFPVHTWLPDAHVEAPTPISMILAGVLLKMGGYGIIRIAFPLCPYGAQYAAYAMVGIGVVSIIYGAFAALAQTDFKRLVAYSSVSHMGYVLIGVAVWKISETTGGIQNSNMWLMGINGAMFQMIAHGVSSAGMFFMVGVIYDRVHHRDLNQFGGLMAKMPLYSGLAAGLFFAGLGLPGLCGFIGEIFVVLSAWNYSPLLAIVAASGVILTAGYILWALQRVYLGPEYRGPHAEAITPINGREATVAAVLLAFAIILGVYPRLMFDVMEPSTAQLVETMQQGYERAANTQLQASR
- the nuoL gene encoding NADH-quinone oxidoreductase subunit L produces the protein MVGETLKWLLMIAWLLPLVGFAVEIFGGYWGSRHSKAAALLAVFCIGAGFVCSASALLIWGNANHAWGEGGWLSHDEHGGAHDSDDHENGDGHGGDGHHHEEAPHEHVSVRPESPAILTVAQAEGESSDSDAHESEGTGGKGRTVYSGTIYRLATFGSLEVSIDYYIDSLTLVMFTMVTLIATCIHVFAMGYMSDELTDEYVDHSAHTSDGKHVHRPGRFYRFFAFLSLFSFSMLGLVLAGNIFQVFVFWELVGICSYLLIGFYTERKTASNAANKAFIMNRVGDFGFLIGLMVLWTFFGTFRFGDTIVDGGTTQPGLFSMAHRGDDGQFLRDAETGDVLLTDVSGNALQDASGSNRTIPYSLLIVAGLGVFGGCIGKSAQFPLQTWLPDAMEGPTPVSALVHSATMVAAGVYLVGRFFPMFAQEVLLVIAYVGCITLFLAATIAVVATDIKKVLAYSTISQLGYMMLGLGVFGWGAGLFHLITHAFFKSLMFLCSGSVIHGCHHEQEMPKMGGLLKKMPVTAITMLVGVIAISGLAIPGTSIAFSGFHSKDAIVATALAFIKANPGHFLLFFIPLLTAGITAFYMFRLWFYTFVGKPRDQHIYDHAHESPWVMTGPLLVLSVFAAFCAIGGEHGKLFRLLTGDEPAHVAAGMATAGLVMPGHIAVQAVHDDAGAWALIAAFAGTLMAFVFYGTNAVNVAEIKRQLSGVHGFLVNKWHFDELYDALFMKPAHVVGAFCAWIDRTIFDGILHGSAKAMVLVSKWDRLFDEKLIDGFVNMLAAATFSFGRSLKVIQTGNLRQYVMFIVVGVVALFAVLFTTFPG
- a CDS encoding DUF3500 domain-containing protein; its protein translation is MSRHVTKSPVSRREFVQVLGAGAALATCGGNLMAGMFAGPTPSSAAETVVKEFYDSLSEAQRGKICFGFDHDLRKKINANWLITDLEIGSDFYSDKQRAMIGEIVKGLTSEDGFKTVELQTLDDNGGLDQYSVAVFGKPGDGDFEFELTGRHLTLRADGNSVEKAAFGGGIVYGHGEEGDPSKNLYFAQTRQANEVFQALDTDQRSAALLKKAPAEAAVQIQGDGGAFPGISVGDLKDDQKQLVEKTLAVLLAPYRQEDIDEVMQIVKDSGGVEKLHMAFYQQDDLQNDGTWDIWRVEGPAFVWHFRGAPHVHAYINIGQAKAV
- the nuoK gene encoding NADH-quinone oxidoreductase subunit NuoK; protein product: MQPDLTSYLLVGAVLFVCGVVCMATKRNGIGVLMGVELVLNGANVNFVAFSKYTALGLDGQVFSLFVIVLAAAEAAVALAIALNFYNNHLTIDVDRGNKLKG
- a CDS encoding NADH-quinone oxidoreductase subunit N, whose protein sequence is MAFSQLLEQLIHDTTDSSLSFFSTELWLSGTIVLMLLFRLFSIDRFLPAYVVALGGAVAAALAAYSQSGHIAAQPTEFSQQFFTGLLVQDLFSVYFRIFLSLFLILTIALTVLTGIPDNEDGPDFYSLLFGATIGMMLMASANNLLMLFLAVEMASVPSYVMVGFLKGRKPSSEAALKYVVYGAGAAGVMLYGISLVAGVLGTGDMSLLSDRLRVVAEGGVAGLADAEVRAVTLGVMLVMVGLAFKLSLVPFHFWCPDAFEGASAEVGGFLSVASKAGAFGLLVRFCVSLSGNPSTAHLMTAFGIGLGVIAIITTTFGNLAAYSQSNVKRLLAYSTIAHAGYMLMAVAAMLIMQNSEQAPALGDDINKSIGALLYYLAVYLFMNLGAFAIVALIRNYTFSEEIDSYKGLVSQSPVLCICMMICMFSLVGMPPFGGFVGKLMIFASLYKAGELHWSMYVVLAFGGLNTVFSLFYYLRVLKTMFLDERPADARRVPLPAVEGSYVVLLALFVLLLGMAPWLPDGLSAIAGEAANSVFPAVTARGF